The following proteins come from a genomic window of Flavobacterium eburneipallidum:
- a CDS encoding CAP domain-containing protein, whose amino-acid sequence MKAKLLRVLLLVAIVCTMNSCSSDSAEETNASAEKAMSYTYNSTEVETMTLINEYRVGLGLNELKEINHISYKSEQHDHYMIENNVVNHDDFVSRSENIMEVLGAKRVSENIAFNYNSPKAAVEAWLKSPTHKKNIEGDFTHFGLSIRVNADGKKYYTNIFAKI is encoded by the coding sequence ATGAAAGCAAAATTACTTCGTGTATTATTGCTAGTAGCAATAGTATGTACAATGAATTCATGTTCTTCTGATAGTGCTGAAGAAACTAACGCTTCTGCAGAAAAAGCGATGTCATATACTTATAATTCTACTGAAGTCGAAACAATGACTTTGATAAATGAGTATAGAGTTGGTTTAGGTTTAAATGAATTGAAAGAAATCAATCATATTTCATACAAATCAGAGCAGCACGATCATTATATGATTGAAAATAATGTAGTTAATCATGATGATTTTGTTTCTCGTTCAGAAAATATTATGGAAGTTCTTGGAGCAAAAAGAGTAAGCGAAAATATTGCATTCAATTATAATTCTCCAAAAGCAGCAGTAGAGGCTTGGTTAAAAAGCCCAACTCACAAGAAAAATATAGAAGGCGATTTTACACATTTTGGACTTTCAATACGAGTAAATGCAGATGGTAAAAAGTATTACACCAATATCTTCGCAAAAATATAA